From the Chloroflexota bacterium genome, one window contains:
- a CDS encoding nucleotide sugar dehydrogenase, which translates to MKFKQICVLGLGYIGLPTASTFATHGVKVIGVDVNPQVVATLQNGGLHIHEPGLRTLVQAALKSGNLVISEAPQEADAFVIAVPTPFKVEESTLKAEGSQTAQPSTFNLQPPTDFPKADLSYVISAAEAIVPWLRRGNLVVLESTSPPATTTGLVSEILERSGLKAGDDFHLAYSPERVLPGQILRELIENARVVGGVTQASSDAARDLYAIFVRGDIIQTTATTAEMVKLMENTYRDVNIAIANEFARLADRFGIDVWEAIALANRHPRVEILRPGPGVGGHCISVDPWFLVEAAPDLAPLIHTSRNVNDAQPQFVVRLVRRALGGELKCKKITALGLAYKPDVDDLRESPAVDVVRLLMADGATVTAYEPFKLDANLPGIQLAPSLDSALQGSDLLLLLVAHTPLRELTPEVVAAQTNARLVVDTVNLWDAPLWERAGFRVIRLGVGN; encoded by the coding sequence ATGAAATTCAAACAGATTTGCGTCCTCGGCCTGGGCTATATTGGCCTGCCCACGGCGAGCACGTTTGCCACACATGGCGTTAAAGTGATTGGGGTGGATGTCAACCCGCAGGTCGTTGCTACCCTTCAAAACGGCGGCCTGCACATCCACGAACCGGGTTTGCGCACGCTCGTACAGGCGGCGCTCAAATCGGGCAATCTCGTCATTTCTGAAGCGCCTCAGGAAGCCGATGCTTTTGTGATCGCCGTCCCCACGCCGTTTAAAGTTGAAGAGAGTACGTTGAAGGCTGAAGGTTCACAAACTGCCCAGCCTTCAACCTTCAACCTTCAACCTCCCACCGACTTTCCCAAAGCCGATCTATCCTACGTCATCTCTGCCGCCGAAGCCATCGTTCCCTGGTTGCGGCGCGGCAACCTGGTTGTGCTGGAATCCACCTCGCCGCCCGCAACCACCACCGGCCTGGTCAGCGAAATCCTCGAGCGCTCCGGCCTCAAAGCTGGCGATGATTTCCATCTGGCTTATTCCCCGGAGCGCGTCCTCCCAGGACAAATATTGCGTGAACTGATCGAAAACGCCCGCGTGGTTGGCGGCGTTACCCAGGCGTCCTCCGACGCGGCCCGCGATCTTTACGCCATATTCGTGCGCGGCGACATCATCCAGACCACGGCCACAACCGCCGAGATGGTCAAGTTGATGGAGAACACCTACCGCGATGTCAATATCGCGATTGCCAATGAATTTGCCCGGCTGGCCGACCGCTTTGGTATCGACGTTTGGGAAGCGATCGCGTTAGCCAATCGCCATCCGCGCGTCGAAATCCTGCGTCCTGGCCCTGGTGTGGGCGGCCATTGCATCAGTGTTGACCCCTGGTTTTTAGTCGAAGCTGCGCCCGACTTGGCTCCGCTGATTCACACATCCCGCAATGTTAACGATGCCCAGCCGCAATTTGTGGTTCGGCTTGTGCGCCGCGCCCTGGGCGGAGAGCTTAAGTGCAAGAAGATTACCGCGTTGGGGTTGGCCTACAAACCCGATGTGGATGATCTGCGCGAAAGCCCGGCGGTGGATGTGGTCCGTTTGCTGATGGCCGATGGTGCAACTGTGACCGCTTATGAGCCTTTTAAGCTGGATGCTAACCTGCCGGGGATTCAACTCGCCCCCAGCCTGGATTCTGCGTTGCAGGGGAGCGACTTGCTGCTGCTCTTGGTGGCGCATACCCCCTTGCGCGAACTTACCCCCGAGGTTGTGGCTGCGCAAACGAACGCGCGGCTCGTAGTGGATACTGTCAACCTGTGGGACGCTCCGCTCTGGGAGCGCGCCGGGTTTAGGGTGATCCGCCTCGGCGTAGGAAATTGA
- the wecB gene encoding UDP-N-acetylglucosamine 2-epimerase (non-hydrolyzing) has translation MRILSIFGTRPEAIKMAPIVRQLERTPGVESRVCVTAQHREMLDQVLDLFDIVPDIDLDLMQPGQTLAELTARVFTSLDSVLADLQPDWILVQGDTTTVMAASLSAYYRRIKVGHVEAGLRTGDKWQPFPEEVNRRVASVTADLHFAPTEWSRQNLLRENILAENIFVTGNPVIDALHWVSKQSFDLDALNLQPSTFNLKRLILVTAHRRENFGESLEQICAALRQLAEKYLNVRIFYPVHLNPNVQEPVYRLLGNIPNITLMPPLDYLPLVHLLKRATLVLTDSGGLQEEAPGLGIPVLVMREVTERPEGVEAGTVRLVGTDAQRILDEASRLLDDPAAHEAMSRAANPYGDGRAAERIVDAILKYE, from the coding sequence TTGCGAATTTTATCCATTTTCGGCACCCGACCTGAGGCCATAAAAATGGCCCCCATTGTACGTCAACTGGAGCGCACCCCCGGGGTAGAGTCGCGCGTTTGTGTCACCGCTCAACACCGAGAGATGCTCGATCAGGTACTTGATCTATTCGATATTGTCCCGGATATTGATCTCGACTTAATGCAGCCCGGTCAAACGCTTGCTGAGCTTACGGCGCGCGTTTTTACTTCGCTTGATTCCGTGCTGGCTGACCTTCAGCCCGATTGGATACTCGTACAGGGCGATACCACCACGGTGATGGCAGCCTCCCTATCGGCATATTATCGGCGCATCAAGGTCGGGCATGTCGAAGCGGGCCTGCGCACCGGCGATAAATGGCAGCCCTTCCCTGAAGAAGTTAATCGCCGCGTCGCCAGTGTCACCGCCGATTTGCACTTTGCCCCCACTGAGTGGTCGCGTCAAAACCTGCTGCGCGAGAACATTCTCGCCGAAAATATCTTCGTTACCGGCAATCCGGTTATCGACGCGCTGCATTGGGTTTCTAAACAATCTTTTGACCTGGATGCGCTGAACCTTCAACCTTCAACTTTCAACCTTAAACGTCTTATCCTTGTCACCGCCCACCGCCGCGAAAATTTCGGTGAGTCTCTAGAGCAAATCTGTGCTGCCCTGCGCCAGTTGGCCGAGAAGTACCTGAATGTGCGGATTTTCTACCCTGTTCATCTCAATCCTAACGTGCAGGAGCCAGTTTATCGACTGCTTGGCAACATACCCAATATCACCTTGATGCCTCCGCTGGATTATTTGCCTCTTGTGCATTTGCTTAAGCGCGCCACACTGGTATTAACCGATTCCGGTGGCCTGCAAGAAGAGGCCCCCGGTTTGGGTATTCCGGTGCTGGTGATGCGTGAAGTCACCGAGCGACCCGAAGGCGTTGAAGCAGGAACTGTGCGGTTAGTGGGTACGGATGCGCAGCGCATTTTGGATGAAGCCAGCCGCCTGCTCGATGATCCTGCCGCCCACGAAGCCATGTCGCGCGCTGCCAATCCTTACGGCGATGGTCGCGCCGCCGAGCGCATTGTGGATGCAATTCTGAAATATGAATGA
- a CDS encoding serine acetyltransferase — protein MDFITRLTYLRKNPLFGAFAYYALKLLGLEIPRSVEIGADLEIAHGGFGIVIHRHAKIGNRVKIYPGVTIGRADIYRPAGQSRFESIVIEDDVILSPGCKVLCKEGVLRVGQGTVIGANAVLLQSASENEIWAGIPARCVGKRKS, from the coding sequence ATGGACTTCATCACCCGCCTGACGTATTTGCGTAAAAATCCCCTTTTTGGCGCGTTCGCATACTACGCGCTTAAACTATTGGGTTTGGAGATTCCGCGCTCGGTTGAGATTGGTGCCGATTTGGAAATTGCCCACGGCGGATTTGGGATTGTTATTCATCGCCATGCCAAAATCGGCAACCGCGTTAAAATCTATCCGGGTGTGACCATTGGCCGCGCCGACATTTACCGCCCGGCGGGTCAATCGCGCTTTGAAAGCATCGTGATTGAAGATGATGTCATTCTCTCGCCGGGCTGCAAAGTGCTATGCAAAGAAGGCGTCCTGCGAGTGGGGCAGGGGACGGTTATCGGAGCGAATGCCGTTTTGCTTCAATCCGCCAGCGAGAATGAAATTTGGGCAGGCATCCCGGCGCGTTGTGTGGGGAAACGTAAGTCGTGA
- a CDS encoding glycosyltransferase family 4 protein, with product MKRIAVVPHVHGVGGMVSFRAKFTTGLQSRGIDVTPDSRRPTPDALLVIGGTRDLLGLMQAKRRGARIVQRLNGMNWLHRKLRTGVRHYLRSVYGNWNLNFIRMRIADHIVYQSEFSRDWWQRVYGPAPVSSSIVYNGVDLDIYSPASTFNLQSSTYKLLLVEGSLSGGYELGLESAIALLDVLNTAYRQTLGKTVELTVVGRVSENLKQKWQQRTANRVTWVGQLPTEQIPEMDRAAHLLYACDINAACPNSVIEALACGLPVLAFDTGALVELVTGDSGRVVPYGGDPWKLDKPDISALAEAAVEILLHQEKFRPAARVRAEAAFDLDAMVDGYLRALEY from the coding sequence GTGAAGCGCATTGCGGTTGTTCCTCATGTCCACGGCGTCGGCGGGATGGTTTCGTTTCGTGCAAAATTCACCACTGGCCTCCAGTCGCGCGGTATTGACGTCACGCCCGACTCTCGACGCCCGACTCCCGACGCATTGCTCGTCATCGGCGGTACGCGCGACCTGCTCGGTCTGATGCAGGCCAAACGCCGCGGTGCGCGCATCGTTCAACGCCTAAACGGGATGAATTGGTTGCATCGAAAATTGCGCACGGGGGTACGGCACTATCTGCGCTCCGTCTACGGCAACTGGAATCTGAATTTCATCCGCATGCGCATCGCTGACCATATCGTCTATCAGAGCGAATTTTCCCGAGATTGGTGGCAGCGTGTCTATGGCCCCGCGCCTGTATCCAGTTCGATTGTCTACAATGGCGTTGATCTGGATATTTATTCACCGGCTTCAACCTTCAATCTGCAATCTTCAACCTATAAATTATTGCTTGTTGAAGGGTCATTGTCCGGTGGCTACGAGTTGGGTCTGGAGAGTGCGATAGCATTACTGGATGTGCTCAATACTGCGTATAGGCAAACGCTTGGTAAGACCGTTGAGCTGACTGTGGTAGGAAGGGTCAGTGAAAACCTCAAACAGAAGTGGCAGCAGCGCACTGCGAACCGTGTCACCTGGGTGGGGCAACTTCCCACAGAACAAATTCCCGAAATGGACCGCGCCGCGCACCTGCTCTACGCTTGCGATATTAATGCCGCCTGCCCAAACTCGGTTATTGAAGCCCTGGCTTGCGGCTTGCCCGTACTGGCTTTTGATACCGGTGCGCTGGTCGAACTCGTCACCGGCGATTCCGGGCGCGTTGTCCCCTATGGTGGCGACCCCTGGAAGTTGGATAAACCCGACATCTCCGCACTGGCCGAAGCTGCTGTTGAGATATTATTGCATCAGGAAAAATTCCGCCCTGCCGCCCGCGTTCGCGCCGAGGCCGCCTTCGATCTGGACGCGATGGTTGATGGTTATTTGCGCGCGCTTGAATATTGA
- a CDS encoding FkbM family methyltransferase encodes MIRGSLNRAAPTGLTEIEISAGALAGMKMRLDLQSEKDYWLGAYETELQNAVRQFVQPGWIAYDVGANVGYISLMLARAVGEAGRVIAFEALPANIERLRNNIALNSLTPRVQTIHAAVGAASAPVRFLIGPSDDMGKAAGSAGRQAAYAESVEVPGISLDEFVYTHSNPAPHIIKMDIEGGEVLALPGMKRLLAEARPLIFLELHGPEAARLAWETLTAAGYKIARMQKGYPIIASLDELDWKAYLIAQPANL; translated from the coding sequence TTGATCCGCGGCTCTTTGAATCGCGCCGCGCCCACCGGCCTGACTGAGATTGAAATCTCCGCTGGGGCGCTGGCCGGAATGAAAATGCGTCTCGACCTGCAAAGTGAAAAAGACTACTGGCTGGGAGCCTACGAAACCGAATTGCAAAATGCTGTGCGACAGTTCGTTCAACCCGGCTGGATAGCCTACGATGTTGGCGCCAATGTGGGCTATATCAGTTTGATGCTGGCGCGCGCCGTCGGTGAAGCCGGGCGCGTTATCGCTTTTGAAGCTTTGCCTGCCAATATTGAACGATTGCGTAACAATATTGCCCTAAACAGTCTGACCCCTCGAGTACAGACCATTCACGCGGCAGTCGGAGCCGCCTCAGCCCCCGTCCGCTTCCTGATTGGCCCCTCGGACGATATGGGCAAGGCCGCCGGTTCTGCTGGCCGTCAGGCTGCATACGCCGAATCCGTTGAAGTCCCTGGTATCTCGCTGGATGAATTTGTCTATACACACAGCAACCCCGCTCCTCACATCATCAAAATGGACATCGAAGGCGGCGAAGTGCTGGCGCTGCCCGGTATGAAGCGCCTGCTGGCCGAAGCCCGCCCGCTGATATTTCTCGAACTTCATGGCCCGGAAGCCGCCCGCCTCGCCTGGGAGACCCTCACCGCCGCTGGCTACAAAATTGCCCGGATGCAAAAAGGCTATCCGATTATAGCGTCGCTGGACGAACTAGATTGGAAGGCATATCTGATTGCGCAACCTGCCAACCTGTAA